Genomic DNA from Desulfosporosinus sp. Sb-LF:
GGGACAATCATGGGTTATGAAGGAATCAGGTCTGCTTATTCAACAGGAAGAGGATCGATAAAAACACGGGCAAAAGCAAAAATTGAGAATATGGAAAAGTCGGGAAAAACCCGAATTGTAGTTACTGAAATTCCTTTCATGGTAAATAAAGCCAGAATGATTGAGAAAATGGCAGAACTTGTACGTGATAAAAAACTAGATGGAATTACTGACTTACGAGATGAATCTGACCGATCAGGGATGCGTATTGTCATTGAGTTAAGGCGTGATGTCAATCCACAAGTCATCCTAAATCAACTCTATAAACATACTCAGATGGAAGATACTTTCGGTGTTAATATGCTAGCACTTGTGAATGGCCAACCTAGGACACTTACACTGAAAGATATGATTCATTATTTTATTGAACATCAAAAGGATGTTATTGTCCGTAGGACTCGGTTTGAACTCAAAAAAGCGGAAGCAGAAGCTCATATCATTGAGGGACTTCGAATCGCTCTAGACCATATTGATGAGGTTATTGAAACCATTCGTTCTTCTTCGGATGAATCCAATGCCAGAGCAAACCTAATGACTCGATTTGGTTTAAGTGAAAGACAGGCCCAGGCAATTGTTGATATGAGATTAAAGCGACTGACTGGCCTGGAACGAGAAAAACTCGAAAATCAATATCAAGAATTGATGAATACGATTGCCTACTTAAAGGCAGTTCTTGCTTCAGAGAAGATGGTAATTGACATTATTAAGGCTGAATTAGCCGAGATTAATCATAAATTTGGTGATGCACGTCGGACGCGAATTACCGTTGATGTCAGTAAGATGGATATTGAAGATCTCATTTCTGAAGAAGATGTGGTTGTCACTGTTACTCATTATGGATATATTAAACGGTTGCCTCTTAATACATATAAGAGCCAGCATCGGGGTGGCAAAGGTGTTCACGGGATGGCTACTAAGGAACGGGATTTTGTAGAACATCTTTTTACCACGACGACACATCACTATATCCTGTTTTTTACATCACAGGGTAAAGTATATCGTTTAAAGGCCCACGAAATTCCAGAGGCAAGTCGGATAGGTAAGGGAACAGCGGTTATAAATCTCTTAAACCTAAGCCAGCATGAAATGATTACAGCTGTCATGGCAATAAAAGATTATAGTTCTGATTTCTTTTTGATCACAGCGACCAAGAAAGGAATCATGAAGAAGACAGCACTGCAAGAATACGATTCATCAAGGCGTGATGGGTTAATCGCTTTAACTCTAGATGAAGGGGATGAACTCATCGGTGTTAAACTAACCCAAGGGTTAGATGATATTCTATTGGCTACCAAAAATGGAATAGCCATTCGTTTCGCAGAATCGGATGTCCGGTACATGGGACGAACAGCGCGCGGGGTAAAAGGAATTAAACTGGAAGCAAACGACGAAGTTGTCGGTATGGATGTGATTGGCGATGAGGGTGAACTATTGACCATGAGTGAAAATGGGTTTGCCAAACGTACCAATCTCAAGGAATTCCGTGTTCAAGGACGTGCAGGCAAAGGAATCATTGTCATGAAATTGAACGCTAAGACTGGCACGTTGGTCGGAATCAAGGTCGTTCAAGTAGAAGATGAACTAATGGTCATTACGAATAACGGAATCATGCTCCGAATCCAAGTAGCAGATATTTCTAATCAGGGACGTTCCGCGCAAGGGGTATTAGCCATGCGTACTGGCGCTAGTAGTGTCGTCGCCATCGCTAAAGTAGTGATGAAAGAAGAAGAGGGAGCCGAGGACTCTGCGGATACCGAAGAAGAGGACTAAAATTGACAAATTTCACGCTAGGTGTTACCATGTCTGAAAATCACAGAAACTAAATTATATGAGAATTAACATTAACTGTACAAATTTAGAGGAGGAAATATTAATGACTGATATAGCTTCGTTAAAAGTTAAGACAGGGCTGGCAGAAATGCTAAAAGGCGGTGTCATTATGGATGTGACAACCCCTGAACAAGCTATCATAGCAGAAGAAGCAGGAGCATGTGCCGTGATGGCTTTGGAACGTGTTCCTTCGGATATACGTGCTGAGGGCGGAGTCGCTCGTATGGCGGATCCGACAATTATTCAAAATATAATGGCTGTGGTATCAATCCCTGTCATGGCGAAAGCTCGAATCGGTCATTTCGTAGAAGCTCGAATTTTGGAAGCATTAGGCGCCGATTATATTGATGAGTCTGAAGTCCTAACCCCAGCAGATGATGCTTACCATATTAATAAACATGACTTTAAAGTCCCTTTTGTTTGTGGTTGCCGAAATTTAGGAGAAGCATTGCGCCGAATCGGAGAAGGGGCCGCTATGATTCGTACCAAAGGAGAACCTGGAACAGGTAACGTTGTTGAAGCTGTTCGACATATGCGTACTGTGATGGCTCAAATACGTGCTTTAACATTAATGCCGAGAGAAGAGCTTATGTCAGCCGCTAAAGATATGGGTGCGCCTTATGATTTGGTACTTTATGTTGCAGAGCATGGAAAACTACCGGTTGTTAATTTTGCTGCAGGAGGGATAGCGACCCCAGCTGATGCGGCCTTAATGATGCATTTGGGAGTCGACGGTATTTTTGTAGGGTCGGGAATCTTTAAATCTGGGGATCCTAAGGCTCGTGCTAAAGCAATTGTTCTGGCAACAACTCACTATAAGGATGCAAAATTGCTTGCGGAAATTTCCAAGGATTTAGGACAACCTATGTCTGGAATTGAAATTTCAACGCTGGCTGATTCCCAACGCATGCAAGAACGGGGTTGGTAAACATGAAGAAGCGTGTTGGCGTTTTGGCACTGCAAGGTGCTTTTCGCGAGCACCGGCAGGTTTTGGAACAATTAGGTTGTGAAGTTGTGGAAGTGCGCAAATCAAGCGATCTTGATGGAATCCAAGGTCTGATTATTCCAGGTGGAGAAAGTACTACTATTGGTAAACTCTTATCGAATGATGAGATGGGTGATAAAATTAAGGAACTCGGCGCTAAGGACTTACCCATTTTTGGGACATGCGCCGGTATGATTCTACTTAGTAAAACGATCGTAGATAGTGATCAGTATCGGTTAAACCTTATGGATACGGTTGTAGAACGCAATGCCTTCGGAAGGCAAGTGGCAAGTTTCGAAACGGATCTTAATGTACCTGCCATGGGTCCTAATCCTTTGCGAGCAGTTTTTATTCGTGCGCCTTATCTTCAAAAGGTTGATCCAAATGTTGGTATTTTAGCGGAATATGAAGGTAAGATTGTTTTTGCACGGCAAGGAAATTTATTGGCGAGTGCATTTCATCCGGAACTTACCCCGGACCAACGTGTTCATCAATACTTTTTAGATATGATTGATGAACATTGGGCCAAGTAGGAACGTGTGTGAGGCATGGGAGGGTTTTTTTAGTATGTTGGAACTCAAGTTTGTACGTAATAACCCAGAAGTAGTGAAAGAAGCATTGCGTAAGCGTCATGTTTCTATTAGTCTTGACCATTTTTTAAAACAAGAAGAAGAACGGCGAAAGCTGCTTTTTGAAGTTGAAACTTTAAAGGCTCGTCGTAATTCTGTTTCTGAAGAAGTTGGGCGTCTCAAGAAAAGTGGAGAAAATGCCGAAAGCCTAGTTTTGGAAATGCGTGAGGTTGGTCAAACTATCAAGGATTTGGAACAAAAATCTACGGACATTGTGCAAGAAATGGAAAAGGTGCTCTATGAGATTCCTAACATACCTCACGTCTCCGTACCGGTAGGACCAGATGAAAGTGCCAATGTTCAAATTCGCACCTGGGGAACCCCCCGCGTCTTTGACTTCGAGCCAAGGGCGCATTACGAGATTGGTGAAAAATTAAATGTTCTCGATTTTGTTAGAGCAGCTAAAGTCACTGGGGCACGTTTTACGTTTTATAAAGGTTTAGGTGCTAAATTAGAGCGTTCACTGATATCGTTTATGCTTGATCGCCATACCTCGAGAGGGTATACAGAAATACTTCCGCCGTACATGGTGAATCGGACTTCTATGACAGGGACGGGTCAGCTTCCTAAATTTGAGGACGATGCTTTTAAAATTTCTGGAACGGAGTATTTTTTGATTCCTACGGCAGAAGTGCCTGTCACAAATCTTTATCGTGAAGAAATATTGGATGGTAGTCAATTACCGATTCGCCATTGCGCTTATAGTGCTTGTTTTCGTTCTGAAGCCGGTTCGGCAGGGAGAGATACACGAGGGCTTATCCGGCAACATCAATTTAACAAAGTGGAACTTGTAAAATTCTCTCTGCCTGAGAATTCATATGAAGAGCTCGAACTGTTGACCACAGATGCAGAAAGTATACTTCAAGAATTAGAACTTCCTTACCGAGTTATGGCTTTATCAACTGGAGATATTGGGTTCACATCTGCCAAAACGTATGATTTGGAAGTATGGCTACCAAGCTTTGATACTTATCGGGAAATTTCTTCTTGCAGCAACTTTGAGGATTTTCAAGCACGGCGAGCAAACATTCGTTTTCGGAGAGGGCCTAAAGAAAAGCCAGAGTATGTCCACACACTCAATGGTAGTGGATTGGCGATTGGGCGGACAGTAGCAGCCATTTTGGAGAATTATCAGGATCAAGATGGCAGAGTACGTATTCCTAAGGCGCTTCAACCTTACATGGGTGTTGAATACTTAGGTTAATAAATTGATATTGGTAACATAAATGTTTATAAATTGTCAATAATACTAGAAGAAGATAGTTGCTTTTCTAGAAAATATATGGTATGCTACTATTCGGTTGTTTTATTTGGAGGGGTGTTCGAGCGGTTTAAGGACCCGGTCTTGAAAACCGGTGACTCCGTAAGGGGTCCGTGGGTTCGAATCCCACCCCCTCCGCCATAATATGCGTTCGTAGTTCAGCTGGATAGAGCGTCAGACTTCGAATCTGAATGCCGGGGGTTCGAATCCCTCCGAACGCACCAATTCTTTAATATCAGAGTTCGATGTTCGTATATCGAACACGAATACTATTTAGGCCTCGTAGCTCAGTGGATAGAGCGGGGGTTTCCTAAACCCTGTCTTGCGGAGGTTCGACTCCTCCCGGGGTCACCATATAGAGGGATATATGCTTCATCAAGATTGGATGCAACTTGCGCTCATACAGGCTCAAATGGCATATGAACAAGGAGAAGTTCCAATCGGAGCGATTGTTGTTCATCAGGGTCAAGTGATTGCTGCAGCGCATAACGAAAGAGAAATGAATAACGACCCCACAGCACATGCAGAAATTTTAGCAATTCAACGAGCAGCAAAAGTTTTAGGAAGTTGGCGTCTAACAGATGCTAGCTTGTATGTCACACTGGAGCCTTGCCCGATGTGTGCTGGGGCAATTATGCAATCTCGCATAAAGAGACTGATCTATGGGGCAATGGATTTAAAAGGCGGTGCAACAGGTTCGGTGATTAATGTCTTGGATAGGACACTTTGGAACCACCGCGTTGACATTATTGCTGGGGTTATGGAAGATGAGTGTTCTGACATCTTAAAAAAGTTTTTTCGGAGATTACGCTGAGATTGAGTGTCCTTTCTAATGCTTTGATAAGAACTTGTTTTTGTCTTAGCATTTTAATTGTATATGGAGGAGTATCGAAGTGGTCATAACGAGAGCGACTCGAAATCGTTTGACGGTGTAAACCGTCCGTGGGTTCGAATCCCACCTCCTCCGCCACTACATAAGAATCAAGGGTCTTCGCACACATAAAGCGAAGCCCTTTTATTTTTTAGGTATAGAGAATGGTAATGACCAAAAATCATAGGTCATCAGTTACTTTATTTGAAGAAAAATCTATTGGAGGGTATTTCGATGTAAAAGGAAAAAATATTGTCTTATATCTTAGATTCATACCCCTATCCAGTGGTATTTGTTGATTGTGATCATATTATCCGACACATGAATAAAAAGGCTAATTACCATTATTACCAGGAACGTAGATACCGTGATCTGATTGGTAAATCGGTGTTTACTTGTCATCAAAATGTGGAGTCAGTTGAAATGATAAAAGCAGCAGTTGAAAAACTTAAAAATCACGCAAGTGAAGTTTTTTTACATGTTAATGTTAGGAATGAAAGAGTATATATAGTTCCTGTAAGAGATGAGAGTGGTAGATTATTGGGATATTTCGAGAGATTCGAAATGAATTTACAGAAGTAGTCATAAAAATTAAACACTAACGGGGAATAAAAATTTTTAATCTCCTTAAGAGAACAAATGGGGTTTCGCAAGCATTGCGAGGCCTCTTCTATTTCTACCCAGAAGAAAAGCTCGTAAGTTAAACCTTTTCTACTTTGCTTAAACCTTCACAATCTTGGACATACTGTTATTAGTTAAGAGATGTAACAGATAACAGTATGTCCATATGAGGGGGTTTGATTTTTAATGAAAGCAGTAAATACTATTATTATAAGTTTGATTGCATTTATGCTAATTGGAGCTTTTTGGGGACCAATTCGTGGGGGAAATGCGACTGAAAGTAATAAAGTTGCTGCCTCTTCATCTTCTAATGAAAAGGCGTTAGCTTCAACACCAGATCAATTGATTCGCTTTCATGTTCTCGCAAATTCGGACAACGAACAGGACCAAGCGCTCAAGCGAGCCGTTCGTGATGCCATTCTCAAAGAAGTTTCTCCCCGGTTAGCTGTTTCTCGGTCCTTAAGTGAATCTCGGCAACTGCTTAAACAAGTTCGTCCGGATATGGAGGATATTGGTCGGTCAGTAGTAAAGGCTTGGGGTAAGGATTATTCGGTACATACAGAGTATGGACATTTCTCATTTCCCACAAAATCTTATGGCACATTGGTTCTGCCAGCTGGTGACTATGAGGCATTACGTGTGGTGATCGGAGAGGGCCAAGGTTCAAATTGGTGGTGTGTACTTTTTCCACCACTTTGCTTTGTCGATATTGATCATTCCACTGCAGTTCAAGTTGATGGAAAGCCAGGGATACCACTTAAAAACGAGCTAAGAGGTGGTGTTTCAGGCGGAGTTAATAGAGGGGTTAAAAACGAAGCCTTGGCTTTACCAATCAATCAAACATATAAAACTACGAAAAGCTCGCCTAAGATACGATTTTTCTTTTGGGAAATGGTTAATCGTCTTACTACTGCCGTGTAAGTTAGACCCTGGGGATGTTCCTACCATGGAATATTTCTGCCATTTCTTTCGTTAGACGTTGTTTTATCTTTTTTTTCTCACTTGGAAGGAGTTCCTTTTTTGCCGTCCCGAACAAATAATTATCGAGATCAAAGTCTTTTAGGATCATTTTAGTATGAAAGATATTTTCCTGATAGACATTAACGTCAATCATCTGATAGAGTTCTTTTATTTCTTTGGCAACATAATTTTGAATGGAATTAATTTTATGATCAATAAAGAACTTCTTTCCGTCGAGATCTCGGGTAAACCCCCGAACTCGGTAGTCTATAATAGCTATATCTGATGAAAAGTTAGTTACTAGATAATTGAGGGCTGCTAGTGGGGAAATTTTGCCACAAGTTGAGACATCAATATCAGCTCTGAAAGAACTGATCCCTTTGTTAGGGTGACTTTCTGGATAGGTGTGAACGGTAATGTGGCTTTTATCCAGATGGGCCACAACGTCCGAAGATGTGTCTACAGAAATAGGATCAGATTTGGGCTTTTCTAGAGGGACCAGTTCCTGTTCTTCTGAAATAAGCATTGTGACACTGGCTCCTTGAGGGTCATAGTCTTGTTTGGCAATATTTAGGATGTGTGCGCCGATGATGTTGGCTACATCTGAAAGGATTCTTGCTAGTCTATCTGAATTGTATTCCTCATCGACGTAATCAATGTAGGCTTGACGGTGTTCAAGTGACTTAGCATAACAAATATCGTACATATTGAAGCTGAGTGTTTTTGTAAGGTTATTGAAACCGTATAATTTGAGTTCTTTCAATGGTTTAATTTCCATTTGCGTCCTCCAAAACTTCCTAGAACATTATTAGTAATAAGGGATACACAGAGTACTCTACGATATTTAGGGCAAAAATATTCAATGAGAATGGATTTACTGGTAGCATATCATAAATAATCATTTTAGCTATTGACGGGCGTGTCTCTATAAGATATAATATCATTTGTTCACTAAATTAACCAAAAGGCGTTTTGTTGAGCATGGAGAGGTGGCTGAGTGGTCGAAGGCGCCCGCCTGGAAAGCGGGTACATTGGGCAACCGGTGTCGAGGGTTCAAATCCCTCTCTCTCCGCCAAGTTCAAAGGATATAAGCCAAAGTATTCGACTTCGGCTTTTTATTTTGCTATAATTAGTTTAGCCGTACTAGATGGGGAGGTAGCGGTTCCCTGTAACTTGCAGCCCGCTCTAGCAAGATGGAATTCCCGCGAGAGGTCCTCGCCTGTGAAGCTGTCTTTGATTAGCAACGATGAGATTTTGGTCTTGCGCAACAGAACACTCCGAACCGTGTCAGATCTTGACGGAAGCAGCACTAAGGAGAGCGTTCTGTGTGCCGTAAGGTTGCCTGAATCGAGTTCGCTGATCAGGGTAACGTTCGGAGGCGATGGTTCAATCAAGGGTGTACGGCTATTTTATAAATAGGGATAAAGGTGGTCATTGTACCATCTTTTTTGGCATATTTATAGACTCTGTTTATCGAGGGTGAAATTATGGCTTATTTGGCACTGTACCGTGAATGGCGTCCGAAAATGTTTAGAGACATAGTAGGACAGGATCATATCACCAAAACATTAGTTAATGCCCTAAAGCAAGGAAAGATCGCTCACGCTTATTTATTCAGCGGTCCGAGGGGTACAGGTAAAACCACTGCGGCCAAAATATTGGCCAAGGCCTTGAATTGTGAACAAAAAGATGGCGTTGAACCCTGTAACCATTGCGCTTCCTGTACTAGTATTGATCATGGTTCAGCCATGGAAGTTTTTGAAATTGACGCTGCTTCAAACCGCGGAATCGATGAAATTAGAGATTTACGTGAAAATGTAAAATTGAGCTCAATTCAAGGAAAATATAAAGTTTATATTATTGATGAAGTACATATGCTAACAACAGAGGCCTTTAATGCCCTGCTCAAGACACTGGAAGAACCTCCACCCCAGGTTATTTTTATTTTGGCAACGACTGAGGTTCAAAAAATACCTTTGACAATTCTCTCTCGTGTACAGCGTTTTGAATTCCATCGTATCTCGGTAGAAAATATTCAAAATAGATTAGTGGAAGTGTGCACGTCGTTAAATCGTCAAGTCCATCCAAATGCTTTGGTGGTGATTGCCCAAAAATCCGAAGGAGGCCTTCGGGATGCCTTAAGTATTTTAGATCAATGCTTGCTTCAGGATGGCCCGATCGGGGTAGAGGATGTCTATCTAGTCCTAGGAATGGTCGGTGAGACTTTCAGTGCTCAGTTAGTGGACTCATTGCTCTCCTCAAATTATAGTGAGTGCTTAACCCTTCTAGCGGAGGGAATTCAGCAAGGGCGTGATCCTCGACAGATTATTCGAGAACTCTTAGATTATCTTCGTCAAATGCTGTTAACTTCGGCTACGAGGGAAGCGCCTTTGGTAGCACCCCATATTCAGGAGCGGTTGCTCAAGCAGAGTGAACAGAGCGGGATTTCTCGAATGTTGCACTGGATTTCCATACTATTGCAAGGTGAAGGTCAGCTCAAATATGCGTCTAACGCACGATTAGCTGCCGAACTGTTGTTAGTTCAGACGATTCATGAGAATCGAGCACCATCTATAAGTGGTCAAGAGGAGATTTTAATACGATTATCCACTTTGGAACAACAGATTCAAGGGATACGTTCAGTCCAAGGGGACGTAAGCGAAAGAAAGCCCTCAGCCAGTTCGAACGTGGTGCGCCAGAGGGTTTCTAATGTAGCAAATAATGCACCCATAACGGTAAAGAATGTTAATGCGAATATTACCGAGAGTACTGAGGGAGTAGTTCCTAAACAAACCCTCAGCATCGAGGGGATCCAGGAGCGTTGGACTGACGTTTTAGATCAGGTCAAGAAACTTAAAAAGTCAACCCAGGCCTTTTTGTTGGAAGGGAAACCAGTTCAACTTGAGGGAAATACCTTGACGATCCTTTTCCGTGAAGGATGTTCCTTTCACAAAGACAAAGTCAATCAACCTGATAATAAGCAGACGATTGAAGATGTTCTTAAGAAACTATTCAGTATTTCGATAACACTTCAGAATTTCATGGAGAACGAATATCAAACCAGGGAAACATCTGAGAGCCAAGAGTTGAAGAGGCAAGAACAGACCTTAATCGACAAAGCTAAAGATATGTTTGGACCAGATCTTGTGGTTGTAAAAGAGAGGTAAACCAAAGTTTAAATAGCATGAAAGTCAACGACTTTCAAATGATTGATAGGACTAAATAAGATAGGATGTGTTAAAATGGCAGGTTTAAAAGGAATGGGCGGCGGCGGTATGGGTGGTAATATGAACCAGATGCTAAAGCAGGCTCAAAAGATGCAAGAGGATATGGCGCGAGTACAGTTGGAGCTTCAAACTA
This window encodes:
- the gyrA gene encoding DNA gyrase subunit A, with translation MSDEMLGGKVLPVEIADEMRKSFIDYSMSVIVSRALPDVRDGLKPVHRRILYTLHELGLTPNKPYSKSARLVGDCMGKFHPHGDSSIYDAVVRMDQDFASRYPLIDGHGNFGSIDGDSAAAMRYTELRMAKIATYMLADIDKETVDYTPNYDEKQDEPTVLPAKFPNLLVNGSSGIAVGMATNIPPHNLSEVIDATVALLDNPELTIDDLMNYVKGPDFPTGGTIMGYEGIRSAYSTGRGSIKTRAKAKIENMEKSGKTRIVVTEIPFMVNKARMIEKMAELVRDKKLDGITDLRDESDRSGMRIVIELRRDVNPQVILNQLYKHTQMEDTFGVNMLALVNGQPRTLTLKDMIHYFIEHQKDVIVRRTRFELKKAEAEAHIIEGLRIALDHIDEVIETIRSSSDESNARANLMTRFGLSERQAQAIVDMRLKRLTGLEREKLENQYQELMNTIAYLKAVLASEKMVIDIIKAELAEINHKFGDARRTRITVDVSKMDIEDLISEEDVVVTVTHYGYIKRLPLNTYKSQHRGGKGVHGMATKERDFVEHLFTTTTHHYILFFTSQGKVYRLKAHEIPEASRIGKGTAVINLLNLSQHEMITAVMAIKDYSSDFFLITATKKGIMKKTALQEYDSSRRDGLIALTLDEGDELIGVKLTQGLDDILLATKNGIAIRFAESDVRYMGRTARGVKGIKLEANDEVVGMDVIGDEGELLTMSENGFAKRTNLKEFRVQGRAGKGIIVMKLNAKTGTLVGIKVVQVEDELMVITNNGIMLRIQVADISNQGRSAQGVLAMRTGASSVVAIAKVVMKEEEGAEDSADTEEED
- the pdxS gene encoding pyridoxal 5'-phosphate synthase lyase subunit PdxS, coding for MTDIASLKVKTGLAEMLKGGVIMDVTTPEQAIIAEEAGACAVMALERVPSDIRAEGGVARMADPTIIQNIMAVVSIPVMAKARIGHFVEARILEALGADYIDESEVLTPADDAYHINKHDFKVPFVCGCRNLGEALRRIGEGAAMIRTKGEPGTGNVVEAVRHMRTVMAQIRALTLMPREELMSAAKDMGAPYDLVLYVAEHGKLPVVNFAAGGIATPADAALMMHLGVDGIFVGSGIFKSGDPKARAKAIVLATTHYKDAKLLAEISKDLGQPMSGIEISTLADSQRMQERGW
- the pdxT gene encoding pyridoxal 5'-phosphate synthase glutaminase subunit PdxT → MKKRVGVLALQGAFREHRQVLEQLGCEVVEVRKSSDLDGIQGLIIPGGESTTIGKLLSNDEMGDKIKELGAKDLPIFGTCAGMILLSKTIVDSDQYRLNLMDTVVERNAFGRQVASFETDLNVPAMGPNPLRAVFIRAPYLQKVDPNVGILAEYEGKIVFARQGNLLASAFHPELTPDQRVHQYFLDMIDEHWAK
- the serS gene encoding serine--tRNA ligase, with translation MLELKFVRNNPEVVKEALRKRHVSISLDHFLKQEEERRKLLFEVETLKARRNSVSEEVGRLKKSGENAESLVLEMREVGQTIKDLEQKSTDIVQEMEKVLYEIPNIPHVSVPVGPDESANVQIRTWGTPRVFDFEPRAHYEIGEKLNVLDFVRAAKVTGARFTFYKGLGAKLERSLISFMLDRHTSRGYTEILPPYMVNRTSMTGTGQLPKFEDDAFKISGTEYFLIPTAEVPVTNLYREEILDGSQLPIRHCAYSACFRSEAGSAGRDTRGLIRQHQFNKVELVKFSLPENSYEELELLTTDAESILQELELPYRVMALSTGDIGFTSAKTYDLEVWLPSFDTYREISSCSNFEDFQARRANIRFRRGPKEKPEYVHTLNGSGLAIGRTVAAILENYQDQDGRVRIPKALQPYMGVEYLG
- the tadA gene encoding tRNA adenosine(34) deaminase TadA translates to MLHQDWMQLALIQAQMAYEQGEVPIGAIVVHQGQVIAAAHNEREMNNDPTAHAEILAIQRAAKVLGSWRLTDASLYVTLEPCPMCAGAIMQSRIKRLIYGAMDLKGGATGSVINVLDRTLWNHRVDIIAGVMEDECSDILKKFFRRLR
- a CDS encoding PAS domain-containing protein produces the protein MSYILDSYPYPVVFVDCDHIIRHMNKKANYHYYQERRYRDLIGKSVFTCHQNVESVEMIKAAVEKLKNHASEVFLHVNVRNERVYIVPVRDESGRLLGYFERFEMNLQK
- the spoIIR gene encoding stage II sporulation protein R, whose translation is MKAVNTIIISLIAFMLIGAFWGPIRGGNATESNKVAASSSSNEKALASTPDQLIRFHVLANSDNEQDQALKRAVRDAILKEVSPRLAVSRSLSESRQLLKQVRPDMEDIGRSVVKAWGKDYSVHTEYGHFSFPTKSYGTLVLPAGDYEALRVVIGEGQGSNWWCVLFPPLCFVDIDHSTAVQVDGKPGIPLKNELRGGVSGGVNRGVKNEALALPINQTYKTTKSSPKIRFFFWEMVNRLTTAV
- the speD gene encoding adenosylmethionine decarboxylase produces the protein MEIKPLKELKLYGFNNLTKTLSFNMYDICYAKSLEHRQAYIDYVDEEYNSDRLARILSDVANIIGAHILNIAKQDYDPQGASVTMLISEEQELVPLEKPKSDPISVDTSSDVVAHLDKSHITVHTYPESHPNKGISSFRADIDVSTCGKISPLAALNYLVTNFSSDIAIIDYRVRGFTRDLDGKKFFIDHKINSIQNYVAKEIKELYQMIDVNVYQENIFHTKMILKDFDLDNYLFGTAKKELLPSEKKKIKQRLTKEMAEIFHGRNIPRV
- the dnaX gene encoding DNA polymerase III subunit gamma/tau, whose protein sequence is MAYLALYREWRPKMFRDIVGQDHITKTLVNALKQGKIAHAYLFSGPRGTGKTTAAKILAKALNCEQKDGVEPCNHCASCTSIDHGSAMEVFEIDAASNRGIDEIRDLRENVKLSSIQGKYKVYIIDEVHMLTTEAFNALLKTLEEPPPQVIFILATTEVQKIPLTILSRVQRFEFHRISVENIQNRLVEVCTSLNRQVHPNALVVIAQKSEGGLRDALSILDQCLLQDGPIGVEDVYLVLGMVGETFSAQLVDSLLSSNYSECLTLLAEGIQQGRDPRQIIRELLDYLRQMLLTSATREAPLVAPHIQERLLKQSEQSGISRMLHWISILLQGEGQLKYASNARLAAELLLVQTIHENRAPSISGQEEILIRLSTLEQQIQGIRSVQGDVSERKPSASSNVVRQRVSNVANNAPITVKNVNANITESTEGVVPKQTLSIEGIQERWTDVLDQVKKLKKSTQAFLLEGKPVQLEGNTLTILFREGCSFHKDKVNQPDNKQTIEDVLKKLFSISITLQNFMENEYQTRETSESQELKRQEQTLIDKAKDMFGPDLVVVKER